Proteins found in one Hypericibacter terrae genomic segment:
- a CDS encoding carboxymuconolactone decarboxylase family protein, which translates to MSIESLKNRLPDYARDLKLNLSSLASEVGLTEQQRAGTFVASALASRNAEVSEAILAEFGPRLSPEALAAAKSAAAIMAMNNIYYRFVHLASAPDYKTLPAKLRMNVIAKPGVEKADFELWSLAVSAVNGCGMCIDAHERELRKGGLSAEQIQAAVRIAAVVHAVAATIEAEQIAGTTAAAA; encoded by the coding sequence ATGTCGATCGAAAGCCTGAAGAACCGCCTGCCCGACTATGCGCGCGACCTGAAGCTCAATCTCTCGAGCCTCGCGAGCGAGGTCGGCCTGACCGAGCAGCAGCGCGCCGGGACCTTCGTCGCGTCGGCCTTGGCCTCGCGCAATGCCGAGGTCAGCGAAGCGATCCTCGCCGAGTTCGGCCCCAGGCTCTCGCCCGAGGCGCTCGCCGCCGCCAAATCCGCCGCGGCGATCATGGCGATGAACAACATCTATTACCGCTTCGTGCATCTGGCCTCCGCGCCCGACTACAAGACGCTGCCGGCGAAGCTGCGGATGAACGTGATCGCGAAGCCCGGCGTCGAGAAGGCCGATTTCGAGCTCTGGTCGCTCGCGGTCTCGGCCGTCAATGGCTGCGGCATGTGCATCGACGCGCATGAGCGCGAGCTGCGCAAGGGCGGCCTGAGCGCCGAGCAGATCCAGGCCGCGGTGCGGATCGCGGCGGTCGTCCATGCGGTGGCCGCGACGATCGAGGCGGAACAGATCGCCGGCACGACGGCGGCCGCTGCCTGA
- a CDS encoding adenylate/guanylate cyclase domain-containing protein: MERRLVAILAADIEGYSRLMGEDEIGTLGAVRNQRKTLIEPTVNQHKGHIFKVMGDGILAEFGSVIDAVGCAIELQRKAATSDSLGPQSHLMKLRVGINLSDVIVEDGDLYGDGVNIAARLEQLAEPGGICISSGAFDQVSRKLDLAYEDIGNQQLKNIAQPIHVYRIDPRRGGGHSTGVVARAPNIRFRKPSIAVLPLQNLNRSEEQEFLCDGLTQDITSDLSRFSNLFVIAAHSAFTFKGKSVKAEEVGRQLGVQYLLEGSVYRAEGHMRINVQLIDTSDDRHIWAHRMDISSEELAQAQDHIVQKIIAMLAVRLDAAERERVLAKGSAVATAYECYLRGASCYSHESLEQLTACRNLFEEATRLDPTFARAWGYLAYTTMRAVAQGWFAASEGDTALVFAKKAVQLDSFDYYNHWDLAFVLWNLRKMDQALSEYQRAVSLNPNDADLLAEFAETLAYRGEPLEAIRELERAKEINPFFPDWYRWNLGWALYSAHRYESSLLELQQMSELPNHVRLIMAANYFRLGKPAMAVQFVAQFLQHEPGYTLAKLKSRTVFRKAEDEEHWLDAVREAGLPE, translated from the coding sequence ATGGAACGTAGGCTGGTTGCCATTCTTGCCGCCGACATCGAGGGCTACAGCCGCCTGATGGGCGAGGATGAGATTGGCACTCTTGGTGCCGTCCGCAACCAGCGAAAAACCCTCATCGAACCCACCGTGAATCAACATAAGGGGCACATCTTCAAAGTCATGGGAGATGGCATCCTCGCTGAATTCGGCAGCGTCATCGACGCTGTCGGCTGCGCCATCGAGCTCCAGCGGAAGGCGGCTACTTCCGACTCTCTCGGACCGCAATCGCACCTGATGAAGTTGCGGGTCGGGATAAATCTAAGCGACGTCATCGTGGAAGACGGCGATCTTTACGGCGATGGCGTCAACATTGCCGCGCGGCTCGAGCAACTGGCCGAGCCCGGCGGCATCTGCATCTCCTCCGGCGCCTTTGATCAGGTCAGCCGCAAGCTTGATCTTGCGTACGAGGACATCGGCAATCAGCAGCTGAAGAACATTGCCCAGCCGATCCACGTCTATCGGATCGACCCACGACGTGGCGGAGGGCATTCGACCGGCGTCGTGGCGAGGGCACCCAATATTCGATTCCGGAAGCCAAGCATCGCCGTGCTGCCGCTCCAGAACCTCAACCGGAGCGAAGAGCAGGAATTTCTCTGCGACGGCCTCACGCAGGACATCACCTCCGACCTGTCGCGGTTTTCCAATCTATTCGTCATTGCCGCACACTCGGCATTCACATTCAAAGGCAAATCGGTCAAGGCCGAGGAAGTGGGGCGCCAGCTCGGCGTCCAGTATCTGCTGGAAGGATCTGTATATCGTGCCGAAGGCCATATGCGAATCAACGTTCAGCTCATCGACACGAGCGACGATCGCCACATTTGGGCTCATCGGATGGATATTTCGAGTGAAGAACTGGCGCAGGCCCAGGATCACATCGTTCAGAAGATTATCGCGATGCTGGCCGTACGGCTCGATGCGGCGGAACGCGAGCGTGTGCTGGCCAAGGGCAGCGCGGTAGCGACCGCCTATGAGTGCTATCTGCGCGGCGCCAGCTGTTACTCGCATGAGTCGCTCGAACAGCTGACGGCCTGCCGGAATCTATTCGAGGAAGCGACCAGGCTGGACCCGACATTTGCGCGGGCCTGGGGTTATCTCGCCTACACCACGATGCGGGCCGTCGCTCAGGGCTGGTTCGCGGCCAGCGAGGGTGATACGGCCCTGGTGTTTGCCAAAAAGGCGGTCCAGCTGGACTCCTTCGACTACTACAACCATTGGGACCTCGCGTTCGTCTTGTGGAATCTTCGGAAAATGGATCAGGCATTGAGCGAGTATCAGAGGGCTGTCTCGCTGAACCCGAATGACGCCGATCTTCTGGCAGAATTCGCGGAAACGCTTGCTTACCGCGGCGAGCCTCTCGAGGCCATCCGCGAGCTGGAGAGAGCGAAGGAGATCAATCCGTTCTTTCCCGACTGGTATCGATGGAATCTCGGCTGGGCGCTGTACAGCGCTCATCGATACGAGAGCAGCCTTCTCGAACTTCAGCAAATGTCGGAACTCCCCAATCACGTGCGCCTGATCATGGCGGCGAATTATTTCCGGCTGGGAAAGCCGGCAATGGCTGTGCAATTCGTGGCCCAGTTCCTGCAGCATGAACCGGGCTACACGCTGGCCAAGCTCAAGAGCCGTACCGTCTTCAGGAAGGCCGAGGATGAAGAACATTGGCTCGATGCCGTGCGGGAAGCGGGGTTGCCGGAATGA
- a CDS encoding tetratricopeptide repeat protein produces MRGTENAKAFRLYLQGENLFSVVLQEDMKRSRDKFRQATELDPEFARAWGWRSYVHVRSILLEWLPESAMSDAKEWASTAVKLDPLDYATHWDLGFYHLNDRNFEKAKKCYCKGIDLYDNQTDRLDRKPGILAEAAEGFLHAGDPVTAISLLERAMRIPDWYRWNLGWAYYQAQRYDEALAMLSSMRSKPGDRAYVPETQLFLAAAYYRKSMSFSAEGNATLARMHMEQALDEIHRFREQYPDFELGDAVAHRSRFQHKSDEDHWAEPLKILWDQ; encoded by the coding sequence ATGCGAGGCACTGAGAATGCAAAAGCCTTCAGGCTCTATCTTCAAGGCGAGAATCTGTTTTCGGTGGTGCTGCAGGAGGACATGAAGCGCAGTCGTGACAAGTTTCGCCAGGCAACAGAGCTCGATCCGGAATTCGCGCGCGCGTGGGGATGGCGCTCTTATGTTCACGTCCGCAGCATCCTGCTCGAATGGCTGCCGGAGTCGGCGATGTCCGACGCGAAGGAGTGGGCCAGCACGGCGGTCAAGCTCGACCCGCTGGACTATGCGACGCACTGGGATCTGGGGTTCTATCATTTGAACGACAGGAATTTCGAGAAAGCCAAAAAGTGCTACTGCAAGGGGATCGATCTCTACGACAACCAAACCGACCGCTTGGATCGCAAGCCGGGAATTCTTGCCGAGGCCGCCGAAGGATTCCTTCATGCTGGTGATCCCGTGACAGCCATCTCCCTGTTGGAGAGGGCCATGCGCATTCCCGACTGGTATCGCTGGAACCTCGGTTGGGCCTACTACCAGGCTCAGCGATATGACGAGGCGTTGGCGATGCTGAGCAGCATGCGTTCCAAACCTGGCGATCGCGCCTATGTGCCGGAAACACAGTTGTTCCTGGCCGCGGCGTATTATCGCAAGTCGATGTCTTTCAGCGCAGAGGGCAACGCAACCCTGGCCCGGATGCATATGGAGCAGGCCCTGGACGAAATTCATCGCTTTCGAGAGCAGTATCCCGACTTCGAGTTGGGCGACGCCGTCGCCCATCGCTCGCGATTCCAGCACAAGAGCGACGAGGACCACTGGGCAGAGCCGCTAAAAATTCTCTGGGATCAGTAG
- a CDS encoding MFS transporter, whose product MTGRSGEGAVLAVLAFGNFIVGMGAFVLVGIVSPIADGLGVSKADAGIVLTTYALAYAVLSPITGALTGTLPRRVVLVTALSIFALGTVLSALSASLLMLAASRVIVALGGSMYGPIAAGIAVAISAPERRGKALATVFIGGTIAQVVGMPFGAWVSYHFGWAATFWVISALTALGAGVMALAVPRDIRFQAAGLGTIFAALADRRTMFATAFTATMIAALYMVFTFFGPLIEASVGPDPEIRTGFLMLNGVGAVIGNLVGGFLADRIGSWRTLILICIAQIVIMPLFSIVPLSFLELAIVIATWSAFSFAFIAPQQARVAQFAPEAVGIVLSINAAMIYIGITVGSAVGSRILGWYGLEALGIAGGLVAVLALAHLVASGRPRPA is encoded by the coding sequence GTGACGGGCCGGTCGGGCGAAGGCGCGGTTCTCGCCGTTCTCGCCTTCGGAAATTTCATTGTCGGCATGGGCGCTTTCGTGCTCGTCGGGATCGTCTCGCCGATCGCGGACGGGCTGGGCGTCTCGAAGGCGGACGCCGGCATCGTGCTCACGACCTACGCGCTGGCCTATGCCGTGCTGTCGCCGATCACGGGGGCGCTCACCGGCACGTTGCCGCGGCGCGTCGTGCTCGTCACGGCGCTCTCGATCTTCGCCCTCGGCACGGTTCTGTCGGCCCTCTCCGCCAGTCTCCTGATGCTGGCGGCCTCGCGCGTGATCGTGGCGCTGGGCGGTTCCATGTACGGGCCGATCGCCGCCGGCATCGCGGTTGCCATCAGCGCGCCCGAGCGCCGCGGCAAGGCGCTGGCGACGGTGTTCATCGGCGGCACGATCGCGCAGGTGGTGGGCATGCCTTTCGGCGCCTGGGTCTCCTATCATTTCGGCTGGGCAGCGACCTTCTGGGTGATCTCGGCGCTCACGGCTCTCGGCGCCGGCGTGATGGCCCTGGCCGTGCCCCGCGATATCCGCTTCCAGGCGGCGGGCCTCGGCACCATCTTCGCTGCGCTCGCCGATCGCCGCACGATGTTCGCCACGGCCTTCACCGCCACCATGATCGCGGCGCTCTATATGGTCTTCACCTTCTTCGGGCCCCTGATCGAGGCCTCGGTCGGTCCCGACCCCGAGATCCGCACCGGCTTCCTCATGCTCAACGGCGTCGGCGCCGTGATCGGCAACCTGGTGGGCGGATTCCTCGCCGACCGCATCGGGTCGTGGCGGACGCTGATCCTCATCTGCATCGCGCAGATCGTCATCATGCCGCTCTTCTCGATCGTCCCGCTGAGCTTCCTCGAGCTGGCCATCGTCATCGCCACCTGGTCGGCCTTCAGCTTCGCCTTCATAGCGCCGCAGCAGGCGCGGGTCGCGCAATTCGCGCCCGAGGCCGTCGGCATCGTCCTCTCGATCAACGCCGCCATGATCTATATCGGCATCACGGTGGGATCGGCGGTCGGCTCGCGCATCCTCGGCTGGTACGGGCTCGAGGCGCTCGGGATCGCGGGCGGGCTCGTGGCGGTGCTGGCGCTGGCCCATCTCGTTGCGTCGGGCCGGCCGCGCCCCGCGTGA
- a CDS encoding peroxiredoxin has protein sequence MLTVGDRFPPFDLKAVVTTDPKTAFTQINDQSNQGKWKVVFFWPKDFTFVCPTEIAAFGKINGDFNDRDTVVYGVSTDSEFVHLAWRQNHADLKELPFPMLADIKRELSTALGVLDKKEGVALRATFIVDPENVIRFASVNDLSVGRNPAEVLRVLDALQTDELCPCNWQKGDAVLKAA, from the coding sequence ATGCTGACCGTCGGCGATCGCTTCCCCCCATTCGACCTCAAGGCCGTGGTGACCACGGATCCCAAGACCGCCTTCACCCAGATCAACGACCAGTCCAACCAGGGCAAGTGGAAGGTCGTGTTCTTCTGGCCGAAGGACTTCACCTTCGTCTGCCCGACCGAGATTGCCGCCTTCGGCAAGATCAACGGCGATTTCAACGACCGCGACACGGTCGTCTATGGCGTCTCGACCGACAGCGAGTTCGTGCATCTAGCCTGGCGGCAGAACCATGCCGACCTGAAGGAGCTCCCCTTCCCGATGCTGGCGGACATCAAGCGCGAGCTTTCGACGGCACTCGGCGTGCTCGACAAGAAGGAAGGCGTCGCCCTGCGCGCGACCTTCATCGTCGACCCGGAGAACGTCATCCGCTTCGCCTCGGTGAACGATCTCAGCGTCGGCCGCAACCCGGCCGAGGTGCTGCGCGTCCTCGACGCCCTCCAGACCGACGAGCTCTGCCCCTGCAACTGGCAGAAGGGCGACGCGGTCCTGAAGGCCGCCTGA
- a CDS encoding IS30 family transposase, whose product MGTKYTQLSAEERAILASLQAKDHSIRQIAAALDRPASTISRELKRNTGRQIGYRAVYAQQQTRARRWRGSRLERDAKLRRQVLDGLKKGWSPEQVCGWLERQQGRHVISPESIYRFIQAQITRHKDYRWRHYLPRAKSKRGRRGRKGGSSALHIQDRVSIAERPAAVGDRSVAGNWEADLMMFTRYGQALLALHERSSRLLIVGRSNGKHAEPIADAIASLLGPLPQSLRQTITFDNGTEFARHYELHRLDIQTFFCDPYAPWQKGGVENAIGRLRRNIPRKTNLDTLTTRQLSNLVRAYNNTPRKCLDWHSPAEIFCSQVLHLECESIPPLSRG is encoded by the coding sequence ATGGGAACAAAATACACTCAGCTCTCGGCCGAAGAGCGCGCCATCCTTGCCAGCCTTCAGGCCAAAGACCACTCGATCCGCCAGATCGCTGCAGCTCTGGATCGCCCAGCATCGACGATTTCTCGGGAGCTGAAGCGAAACACCGGCCGTCAGATCGGCTATCGGGCCGTCTACGCCCAGCAGCAGACCCGGGCCCGGCGCTGGCGAGGCTCGCGTCTGGAACGTGACGCCAAGTTGCGCCGGCAAGTCCTCGACGGCCTGAAGAAAGGCTGGTCGCCCGAGCAGGTCTGCGGCTGGCTCGAACGCCAGCAGGGCCGGCACGTCATCAGCCCGGAGAGCATCTACCGCTTCATCCAGGCCCAGATCACCCGCCACAAGGACTATCGCTGGCGCCATTACCTGCCCCGCGCCAAGAGCAAACGCGGCCGCCGCGGCCGCAAGGGCGGCAGCTCGGCCCTGCACATCCAAGATCGTGTTTCCATTGCAGAAAGACCCGCCGCCGTCGGGGACCGTTCGGTCGCCGGCAACTGGGAAGCCGATCTCATGATGTTCACCCGCTACGGCCAGGCCCTCCTCGCCTTGCATGAGCGATCCTCCCGCCTGCTCATCGTCGGCCGGTCCAACGGCAAGCATGCCGAGCCGATCGCCGACGCTATCGCCAGCTTGCTCGGGCCTCTGCCCCAATCCCTGCGCCAGACCATCACCTTCGACAATGGCACCGAGTTCGCCCGTCACTACGAGCTCCACCGCCTCGATATCCAGACCTTCTTCTGCGACCCCTATGCTCCCTGGCAGAAAGGGGGCGTCGAAAACGCCATCGGGCGATTGCGCCGCAACATCCCCAGAAAAACCAACCTCGACACCCTCACCACACGCCAACTCTCAAATCTGGTCCGCGCCTACAACAACACCCCGCGCAAATGCCTTGACTGGCACAGCCCCGCTGAAATCTTCTGCAGCCAAGTGTTGCACTTGGAGTGTGAATCCATCCCCCCGCTTTCGCGGGGGTGA
- a CDS encoding alpha/beta fold hydrolase — MSGPDDSGTIRTRAGVEIAYETHGKGPPMVLVAGLGDDRSSWAAQVEEFARDHRVVLLDNRGIGRSATPPGPYSIEQMADDTHELACRLELDPVTAIGSSMGGAICQQWALRHPDDIRRLVITNSWAERDVFATALFDHWIAMAQRGQSQHIVESLLLFCFSPGYLTRKSETVKAFLETPAPPLEGFAAAAAACRGHHTLDRAHEIRHPALVVAGEFDILTRPELSRRLAERMKAARYVEVPTGHMVFWEMPDAFHRAVREFLKG; from the coding sequence ATGAGCGGACCGGACGACAGCGGAACGATACGGACCCGTGCCGGGGTCGAGATCGCCTATGAGACCCACGGGAAAGGCCCGCCGATGGTCCTCGTCGCCGGTCTCGGGGACGACCGCAGCTCCTGGGCGGCGCAGGTCGAGGAGTTCGCGCGCGATCACCGCGTGGTCCTGCTCGACAATCGCGGCATCGGCCGGAGCGCGACCCCGCCCGGCCCCTACAGCATCGAACAGATGGCCGACGACACCCATGAGCTCGCCTGCCGGCTCGAGCTCGACCCCGTCACCGCCATCGGCTCCTCGATGGGGGGTGCGATCTGCCAGCAATGGGCCCTGCGTCACCCCGACGACATCCGGCGGCTCGTGATCACCAACAGCTGGGCCGAGCGCGACGTCTTCGCCACGGCGCTGTTCGATCACTGGATCGCCATGGCGCAGCGCGGCCAGAGCCAGCATATCGTCGAGAGCCTGCTGCTGTTCTGCTTCTCGCCCGGCTATCTGACGCGCAAGTCCGAGACGGTGAAGGCCTTCCTCGAGACGCCGGCGCCGCCCCTCGAAGGCTTCGCCGCCGCGGCCGCCGCCTGCCGCGGCCACCATACGCTCGACCGCGCCCACGAGATCCGCCATCCCGCCCTCGTCGTCGCCGGCGAGTTCGACATCCTGACGCGCCCCGAGCTGTCGCGGCGCCTGGCCGAACGGATGAAGGCCGCGCGCTATGTGGAGGTCCCCACCGGCCACATGGTCTTCTGGGAAATGCCCGACGCCTTCCACCGCGCGGTGCGCGAGTTTTTGAAGGGGTGA
- a CDS encoding alpha/beta fold hydrolase, producing the protein MKRILALMLGAVLALAAGFASPATAIAKTNPWETLPRPAAMPTPLRSGYAPVDGVQIYYAIYGHGAPVILLHGGLGNADYWGNQVREFAKHYQVIVMDSRGHGRSTRDAQPYGYHLMATDVVHAMDYLKIPKASIVGWSDGAIIGLDIAMTYPDRLDKLFAFGANVTTSGLREDIGQSAVFNKYIENAGKDYERLSKTPKEYDKFVAQISEMWNTQPNYTPEQLATIKAPVVIADGQYDEGIKQSHDIEMAREIPGARLLIFPGLSHFAMWQDPKTFNKAVLQFLAE; encoded by the coding sequence ATGAAACGGATTCTGGCTCTGATGCTGGGCGCGGTTTTGGCGCTCGCGGCAGGCTTCGCATCGCCGGCGACGGCGATCGCGAAGACCAACCCGTGGGAGACCCTGCCGCGGCCGGCGGCGATGCCCACGCCGCTGCGCAGCGGCTATGCGCCGGTCGATGGCGTCCAGATCTATTACGCGATCTACGGTCATGGCGCACCGGTGATCCTGCTGCATGGCGGGCTCGGCAATGCCGACTACTGGGGCAACCAGGTGCGCGAGTTCGCGAAGCATTACCAGGTGATCGTGATGGACAGCCGCGGCCATGGCCGCAGCACGCGCGACGCGCAGCCCTATGGCTATCATCTCATGGCGACCGACGTGGTCCATGCGATGGATTACCTGAAGATCCCGAAGGCCTCGATCGTGGGCTGGAGCGACGGCGCCATCATCGGGCTCGACATCGCCATGACCTATCCCGACCGCCTCGACAAGCTCTTCGCCTTCGGCGCCAACGTGACCACGAGCGGCCTGCGCGAGGACATCGGCCAGAGCGCCGTCTTCAACAAATATATCGAGAATGCCGGCAAGGATTACGAGCGGCTCTCCAAGACGCCGAAGGAGTATGACAAATTCGTCGCGCAGATCAGCGAGATGTGGAACACGCAGCCCAACTACACGCCCGAGCAGCTCGCCACCATCAAGGCGCCGGTCGTGATCGCCGACGGCCAGTATGACGAGGGCATCAAGCAGAGCCACGACATCGAGATGGCGCGCGAGATCCCCGGCGCGCGGCTGCTGATCTTCCCGGGGCTCAGCCATTTCGCGATGTGGCAGGACCCGAAGACCTTCAACAAGGCGGTGCTGCAGTTTCTGGCGGAGTGA
- a CDS encoding methyl-accepting chemotaxis protein: protein MKKFTIAHKLGLASLLFLVPVAYMVWALVASQNIAIDFGDKENAGNFYLRGLTKLQMEVARSIVSGAPVDGKAAAQEIRALETSHGEGMESAELAEAAATSLADLDGGLAAEKLEAARAALRAVIYRIGDKSNLILDPDLDSYYVMDLVLIKLPDILDRTAGMINLGRADWKDGAIGGDEQVDFFVALGGLTSLLEGADASVGSGYSGNADGSLKANLDGSYQTFKTTLAGFAENVAKGTTSDADAAKTFTAIDGFYKVASSEMQRLLERRVAAFEWDQLLSFIITGVLFLAAIGVVLAMIRVSVIRPLRKMTGSMQQLASGNLEVAIDRAKNADEVGEMAQALLVFRENAVKAKALEAEQLAESERRLQRHEALEAMAKAFDAAVSGRLDAVSQAVKQLGSTASTLSHQADETNAQASEVAQSAATATENSQTVAAATVELAASSREIASQTDQTTATAERAVSEADQATKIVEELSKVSRDVGGVIQFITEIASQTNLLALNATIEAARAGEAGKGFAVVANEVKQLAGQTAKATDEIGAKLQAVDAATREATGVMQRLASIIAEINTSAGVIAEAVQQQGSATAEISQNVQQAASRTGQVSASMGQVTKSAEVTKSASTALLGSSSALSRQATDLKTEIDSFLAQIKAA from the coding sequence ATGAAGAAGTTCACGATCGCCCACAAGCTGGGCCTGGCCTCGCTCCTGTTCCTCGTGCCGGTCGCCTATATGGTGTGGGCGCTGGTGGCCTCGCAGAACATCGCGATCGATTTCGGCGACAAGGAGAACGCCGGCAATTTCTATCTGCGCGGGCTGACCAAGCTGCAGATGGAAGTCGCGCGGTCGATCGTGTCGGGCGCACCCGTCGACGGCAAGGCGGCCGCGCAGGAGATCCGCGCGCTCGAGACGAGCCATGGCGAAGGGATGGAGAGCGCCGAGCTGGCCGAGGCCGCGGCGACCAGCCTCGCCGATCTCGATGGCGGCCTCGCGGCGGAGAAGCTCGAGGCCGCCCGTGCCGCTTTGCGCGCGGTGATCTACCGCATCGGCGACAAGTCGAACCTGATTCTCGATCCCGATCTCGACAGCTACTACGTGATGGACCTGGTGCTGATCAAGCTGCCGGACATCCTCGACCGCACCGCCGGCATGATCAATCTCGGCCGCGCCGACTGGAAGGACGGCGCCATCGGCGGCGACGAGCAGGTCGATTTCTTCGTGGCGCTGGGCGGCCTGACCTCGCTGCTCGAGGGCGCCGACGCCTCGGTGGGCTCGGGCTATAGCGGCAATGCCGATGGCAGCCTCAAGGCCAATCTCGACGGCAGCTATCAAACCTTCAAGACCACGCTCGCCGGCTTCGCCGAGAATGTCGCCAAGGGCACGACCTCCGACGCCGACGCCGCCAAGACCTTCACCGCCATCGACGGTTTCTACAAGGTGGCCTCCAGCGAGATGCAGCGGCTGCTCGAGCGGCGCGTGGCCGCGTTCGAATGGGACCAGCTCCTATCGTTCATCATCACCGGCGTCCTTTTCCTCGCCGCGATCGGCGTGGTGCTGGCGATGATCCGCGTCAGCGTGATCCGTCCCTTGCGCAAGATGACCGGCTCGATGCAGCAGCTCGCCAGCGGGAACCTCGAGGTCGCGATCGATCGCGCCAAGAATGCCGACGAGGTCGGCGAGATGGCGCAGGCCCTGCTGGTGTTCCGCGAGAACGCCGTCAAGGCGAAGGCCCTCGAGGCCGAGCAGCTCGCCGAAAGCGAGCGCCGCCTGCAGCGCCATGAAGCGCTGGAGGCGATGGCCAAGGCCTTCGACGCCGCGGTCAGCGGACGGCTGGACGCGGTGTCCCAGGCGGTGAAGCAGCTGGGATCGACCGCCTCGACCTTGTCGCATCAGGCCGACGAGACCAACGCCCAGGCGAGCGAGGTCGCCCAGAGTGCCGCGACCGCCACCGAGAACTCGCAGACCGTCGCCGCCGCGACAGTGGAGCTGGCGGCCTCGAGCCGCGAGATCGCGAGCCAGACCGACCAGACCACCGCGACCGCCGAACGCGCCGTCTCCGAGGCCGATCAGGCCACGAAGATCGTCGAGGAGCTTTCCAAGGTCTCGCGCGATGTCGGCGGCGTGATCCAGTTCATCACCGAGATCGCCAGCCAGACCAACCTGCTGGCGCTCAATGCGACGATCGAGGCGGCGCGCGCCGGCGAAGCCGGCAAGGGTTTCGCCGTGGTGGCGAACGAGGTCAAGCAGCTCGCCGGCCAGACCGCCAAGGCGACCGACGAGATCGGCGCCAAGCTCCAGGCGGTCGATGCCGCGACCCGCGAAGCGACCGGCGTGATGCAGCGCCTCGCCAGCATCATCGCCGAGATCAATACCAGCGCCGGCGTGATCGCCGAGGCGGTGCAGCAGCAGGGCAGCGCCACCGCCGAGATCAGCCAGAACGTCCAGCAGGCCGCGAGCCGCACCGGCCAGGTGTCGGCCAGCATGGGCCAGGTGACCAAGAGCGCCGAGGTGACCAAGTCGGCCTCGACCGCGCTCCTCGGTTCATCGAGCGCGCTGAGCCGCCAGGCCACCGACCTCAAGACCGAGATCGACAGCTTCCTGGCGCAGATCAAGGCGGCATAA
- a CDS encoding hydrogen peroxide-inducible genes activator, whose protein sequence is MAITNLPTLRQLRHLVALADHGHFGRAAEASHVTQSTLSASIKELEQVLGAQLVDRTKRRVTVTPLGQSVVTKATRLLQEAEDLVETARANQGPLSGPLQLGVIPTIGPFLLPRALPALRRRYPGLKLYLTEDLTERLLEQLNAGKLDVALIALPYDTPGFEHASIGEDAFAVALPESHKLAKLEKIDPERIDEEPLLLLRDGHCLREHALAACRLSGRGQTDTFQATSLYTLVQMVENGLGVTLLPKIALDAGILKGTHVVTRPIAGKSQARDLALVWRKGSARRADFELMAGLLHQALTGGKGK, encoded by the coding sequence ATGGCGATCACGAACCTCCCGACCCTGAGACAGCTCCGCCACCTGGTGGCCTTGGCCGACCATGGCCATTTCGGCCGGGCGGCCGAGGCCAGCCATGTGACCCAGTCCACCTTGAGCGCCAGCATCAAGGAACTGGAGCAGGTGCTGGGGGCCCAGCTGGTCGATCGCACCAAGCGCCGGGTGACGGTCACGCCGCTGGGCCAGTCGGTGGTGACCAAGGCGACCCGGCTCTTGCAGGAGGCCGAGGACCTGGTCGAGACCGCGCGGGCCAACCAGGGGCCGCTCTCGGGGCCGCTCCAGCTCGGGGTCATTCCGACCATCGGTCCGTTCCTCCTGCCGCGCGCGCTGCCGGCGCTGCGCCGGCGCTATCCGGGCCTCAAGCTCTATCTGACCGAGGATCTGACCGAGCGGCTCCTCGAGCAGCTCAATGCCGGCAAGCTCGATGTCGCGCTGATCGCGCTCCCCTACGACACGCCGGGCTTCGAGCATGCCTCGATCGGCGAGGATGCCTTTGCCGTGGCGCTGCCGGAATCCCACAAGCTGGCGAAGCTCGAAAAGATCGACCCGGAGCGGATCGACGAGGAGCCGCTGCTCCTGCTGCGCGACGGCCATTGCCTGCGCGAGCATGCGCTCGCCGCCTGCCGGCTCTCGGGCCGCGGCCAGACCGACACCTTCCAGGCGACCAGCCTCTACACGCTGGTGCAGATGGTCGAGAACGGCCTGGGCGTGACGCTCCTGCCCAAGATCGCGCTCGACGCCGGCATCCTCAAAGGCACGCATGTGGTGACCAGGCCCATCGCCGGCAAATCCCAGGCCCGCGACCTGGCCCTCGTCTGGCGCAAGGGCAGCGCGCGGCGGGCGGATTTCGAGCTGATGGCGGGGCTGCTGCACCAGGCGCTGACGGGCGGGAAGGGGAAGTAG